The Bactrocera tryoni isolate S06 unplaced genomic scaffold, CSIRO_BtryS06_freeze2 scaffold_406, whole genome shotgun sequence genome includes the window atgtaTTTTCAGATACCGTTTTACTTACATAAACGTAGGAAGTCCCGGGCGATGTAACGACTCTCACATTTATGAGACGTCATCacttaaaaaagaaatggaTAGTTTTCCTTTACTAAGCGAAATGTTTAGAGAAATTTCAGGCGTAAATGtgccagtattcattattggggATTCGGATTTCGATTTAGCAAACATCTAATGAAACCGTATCCATTTAGCGTAAATCAAAATAATGGTGAGAAGGTATTCAACTACGCTCTTTCGAAAACACGTAGAGTTGTCGAAAATGCTTCTGGACACCTCAAGGCCCGCTTTCGACGCATCGGAAAAGAAATTGACAACTCTGTACGGAATGCTAACTCCATAATAAAAGCATGTTGCGTcctcaattttttaaatgataacaACGACACGCTAAACGCTAAATGGTTACGCGCTTTGGAAGAGTTGGAGACTAGACGCCATAATCCGTGTGATATTTCATATGCATCTGACGACCCAATTTATGGAGAAATGATTCGGACagcactttgtacatattttgGTAGGTACATGTGCATATTGTATCACAATATCTACAtttcacacatttacatatacattaaaccaAAGATAAAGTTGTACACaccaaacaaaattcaattttattttccatataaaaactaatacATATCAACGTTaaacatatattattaaactgaaaatacttatattcataaatttttttatttatttagaaattgaaataatcgttcatttgtttctttagaatcttttatatattgttCCATCATTTCGGTTTTTTTATTGTcgttttcaaccattttttttgTCAAGTCCTTAATTTCTTTGCTGGTTTCAATGGATTCCTGACTTGCTTTCTCGAGCTGTTTTTcaatttgttcaaattttttcaatatgaagCACTGAAAATGATTCCTTCTTTTATTAACAGAATCACTCGGCTCGGGAGACGGTACTGGTAACGAAGAAGTTTCGGTTGGCGACATCGGCATCGCTGAGGGTGATGGTAGGCAAACCGGTGATGACAATGGAGATGCAGCAACAAATGTAGAAGACGCAGCCGTTTCCACCGAAATTTGGAGTGGTTCGGAGTTAGTAGAAcctttttgaaaatgtatatatgtatgtaaatataaataatatattgaattacaaaacaaatgtttCTTACTTCGAAAACTTTCCTCCACTAAGCCCTCGGTGTTGTAGGTGACGTACGGCGACAGTACGGCTCTCATTTTATCATAAAGTGGCCACTGCGAGGGAGAACCGCCAATTGACCCGACTGCTGTCTTCTCTTTCCTGAAAAAcatgatatatatgtaaaaactctatttttccttaattttatttaattacataccTATATCTCTGTAAAAGATTGTGcattttcgatttcatttcactCGCCGTGAAATACACACCTTGTTGCTGCAACTCCATTGCCATTTCCTCCACTATGTGGTTGTTTTTCCTAGGACCGCGAAAAGCACTTATTTTCTCTGCCACAATTCAATTAGTAGGGCTTCTGCCCTATCACTCCAACaacttattttcttatatttttgtttctccatttttgaaattgatatcaagtgacagctgtatttttatatggaatgtaaacaaatatcaagacACAATTTAGGGTCGacaaaatatgttttccaaaaaactcgattaaactagagcaggcaccgattataatgagtggaatgtaagttttcaagtagttttcagcgaaaactgtgttttcgtttgacagattttacatagacgaaaacacaagttttcgtgcgaaaacctgCTTTTCCCataataacatattttcaatgtcggtccgaacatagtaatagtgttgtcgtatagccataacgacagtgtatttggaacaatttcacaatcttatattaaggtgtaaaatcgattttttagtacatacaaagttagcaatcgttatcaagttccgtataaatatgaactttacatatttatgctaattagccgttttgcagttattggagttgtcatagagttgttgtatagccataacgacagtgtatttggaacaatttcacaatcttgtacttaggtgtagaatcgatttttttgtacatacatattaagcaatcgttatcaagttccgtataaatatgaactttacatatttatgctaattagccgttttgcagttattggagttgtcatagagttgtcatatagccataacgacagtgtatttgaaacaatttcacaatcttatattaaggtgtagaatcgattttttagtacatacacattaagcaatcgatatcaagttgcgtaaaaatatgaattttacatatttatgctaactagccgttttgatgttattggagttgtcatagagttgtcgtatagccataacgacagtgcatttggagcaatttcacaatcttatattaaggtgtagaatcgattttttagtacacacacattaagcaatcgatatcaagttgcgtaaaaatatgaactttacatatttatgctaattagccgttttgaagttattggagttgtcatagagttgtcgtatagccataacggcagtgtatttggaacaatttctaaatcttatattaaggtttagaatcgattgttta containing:
- the LOC120781160 gene encoding inactive protein tyrosine kinase pTKL-like encodes the protein MHNLLQRYRKEKTAVGSIGGSPSQWPLYDKMRAVLSPYVTYNTEGLVEESFRSSTNSEPLQISVETAASSTFVAASPLSSPVCLPSPSAMPMSPTETSSLPVPSPEPSDSVNKRRNHFQCFILKKFEQIEKQLEK